Genomic window (Theileria annulata chromosome 4, complete sequence, *** SEQUENCING IN PROGRESS ***):
TAAGACTGAGGTATCCAATTAATAAGTTTAATGGTTTATTAGAGTTGTTGAAAACATACATTTGATATCTGATCGCGAGGAATTCTACGGAATGATAGGAGAGAAACTTATTGAAACCATCGACACATCAATTGATAATTCAATTTGGAGGAACAGACTTGTCATAGCAGAGCAACTAACAAGTTTCTTTAGCCATTTCGGAGCCACAATATTTGAGCAAAGTTTCCTAAACGTACTTTTCAGACTATTGGTGGACGATGTCTGGAAGGTCAGAAATGCAGTTTTAATCAGTTTGGAAAAAATCTGTAATGAATGCGGAAGTATATGGGCAGTCAAGTTCATTTTATCAGAACTAAAAACGATGTATTTAACTCCAAGACAGTCAACATACAcaaaaaaaaataaaatcaaaagcTCCATCAAAATCGTAATAATACAGTCACTTGTTGTAAGTTTaagataatatttatgttgcaaatttaattaataatttaggCGGTGGCTAAATCAATAGATGTTGAAAACACCATTGAACATATTATCCCATTGATTCTCAACTCATTAACGGTACTTGATGaggaaattaaattttgtagGATACGATACCAAATATACGATTTGTCGCTGTAAACTCACTGGCAAACATattcataatatataaaaatgaaaaacCAGAACTGTTCCTTCAAGCAAAATGGtactaaatatatagatCAGATATATGCACATTAAAACCCAAATTCCGaaacataataatttattagcGCACTAATTAAGATGTGTCAAGATTCCGACGAagatgtaaaatatttcgCCAAAAGAGCACTAGATACCTATGAAAGATCATTTACTGATCATCTCGCCATGTAACAATATTACCTGattgttaaaatataattaatttatttcaaaattttatattttaaatggaACTAATTATATGTATTATAAATGCTATTTTTGTCAAATTTAATACTGAAAAGTAACTCGACCTTCCAGATCATGGCAACAAGAAGAACAAAAACGAAATTAAAAGTAGAACCATATCGCACTTGTCCTCTTGGTAccttaaatataattaaaaattcttTTGATAActgttaataaaaataaaaacaaaacTAATGTTGTTTAGGACCAAGGAATCTTAAAGTACATCCTGCATCAGCAGGACCAGTTTCAAGACAAAATGTTGAAACGAAGTCGTATTCCACAGCATCTGGAATGATTTTTGTAAAGAAGTATGGACAGCATATGCTAAAAAACCCGGGAGTTTTGGATAAGATCATAAAAGCTGCAGAGATTCGGCCAACAGATACGGTTTTGGAGATTGGCCCAGGTAATAaaatactataaattaaatgaaatgaaATGTATATATCTGGTATTAGGTACAGGAAATTGGACTGTTAGACTAGTTACTTTGGCTAAGAAGGTGGTTGCGATTGACGTTGACTCGAGGATGATTTCTGAAGTTAAAAACAGGTGTTTCCAACTTGGATACACTAACCTGGAAGTTATTGAAGCTGACGCACTCAGAACAACTTTCCCGAGATTTGATATTTGCATGGCTAATCTTCCATTTCAAATATCCAGCCCTTTCATATTTAAGCTGTTATCGCATAGGCCATTGTTCAGGTTcgtttatttttattttattttaatattaatttcaattgtAGGTCTGCAATATTGGTTTTCCAGAAGGAATTTGCAGAAAGACTTCTAGCGTCAACTAACGATGACAAATACGGCAGACTGGCAATAAATACGAGGTTATTCTGCACAGTAACGAGAATTTGTAAGATTTCAGCAGGTTAGATAACAACAAATATGCCCATAAACATCAATTTTAAGTTTcaaattacaatttatttaggAAGTTTTAATCCTCCGCCAAAAGTTGACAGTATGGTTGTTAAGATAGTGCCCAGGCAACAACCTCTTGtggtattttttaaatcaaatcaCTGGTTCTCAGGTAGATTTTGGGGAGTGGGACGGTATGATAAGGATTTGTTTCTCAAGAAAGAGGAGGACTTTGAGGAGTTTGTTTAAAAAGCAGTCAGTGTTATCAATTTTGGAGTCAAACTACAAATCCTGGTgtacaataaataataaagttCCAGTATATAAGCCTTTTAAGGTATTTTGAAGTGTTAGCATTTATTTATAGGAATTTGTTATTGAAATTCTCGAAAGTTCTGGTTTAGCGGAGAGAAGGAGCATAACTGTGAGTATTGCTGAGTTTCTAAAGCTACTGCTTGCATTCAATGAAGTTGGAATTCACTTTTGCAACATTGCAAACCCTTCAACTAAAggtaaaaaaataaaccaGTTATTAAGTAGACAAACAAAATATTGaccattaattaaaataataaattagattcAATGCCGAATTTCTTATTTGAAGATGACGTTGAGATGGACATTGATGAGTAGTCACCACTGTGCCAAGTGTACAGCCTTCCCGCAGTTGGTCTCGTTATGTACCTCGAGGCAGCGCAAGCTGCAGTAGTAGCTGTTGATGGCCTCAATTCGCCTGGTTGCACAGTTTCTGCACTTGTAGTTTGCGAAGAATCCACATATTACACAGAGGTGCCTTTGAGGCCGAGCAGGTCCAGAGGCGTAAGCGGCCCTCCAGCACGGCAAATTATTCCTAAAAccatattaatttaacgTTTTCTCATAATTATCTTGTAAATATAAGCTGAATGTcatgaatatataataaaatgtatttgtGTGGTGTGAAAATGTACTTTTCAGCCTCAACTTCGTCGTGGTCGACGATCAAATTGATGTCCATGGGTTCCCTGTGTTTGTAAATGCTGTGAGATGACTTAGTCACAGTCTTTCCAACATATTCATCATCGGAATCCCTGTTCTTATTTCCCTTTTTAGCCATTTTCAAGTTTTCTGTTAAAATTGGTAATTTATAAGTCGACTTTTAACTGTGTTTATGTTGTTGTATTCATGGAAGGGGAATCCCCTCAAATGAACTTTTTCAAATATAGAATTTcattgtatattaaaatttatattatatggAATTATTAGTCAAActatatgaatatattcaataatgTATTCCCTCAACACCTGACATAACAAATATCATCATCTATTCCAAAGCTGaaacaataaaattttagtcaaaacatataaaaattaacaatattagTGTTTAAAATCATGTACTTGTTTGTTGTTTAAAACTACTTGATTTGCTGGCAATCATGTGTAACGTCCTTACAAACCAAGCAAATAGGGCTGTTAATAGACTCAGGGCCTTATCCCTCACCGGCTTCACATATCTAAAGGAATTAATGATTTAgaatttcaaatttatctatGATGTGTGGTTAAGAATGCTTAATAAGTCGATCTAGTGTTGTGATAAAAACTTACTCATTTGCTTTCGGGCCGAGTAACTTATTTGCTGAATAGCTGAATGTGAAATAGGATACTATTAGCAGTGGAATGAGTATATAGAACTTTAGAAGAACTCTAAATGCGGCTCTTAATTCATTCCATCCCAGAACCAGTAACACAAGCCAGAACACTGGTGGTATATTCCTCCATGAACTTACTGATGTACCTGCATTCTGAACAACCTGTGCATTCTTGTACATTTCCATAAACTTTTTGGAGCATGAGTTAGTAAGCTCTATTGTAAATTGTTCCGTTAGTGGGCTACTATACTTATCACTAACTGGCCCCTCCAGTGTAGAGTAGAAATATTGGTTTTTCTTCACATAGTTTGCATCAAATGATGGTAACTTCTTAGTTTTTGTGGTTTTTAAAACTTGGAGTAATGTTAACGCATCTTCTTTGGATTCTTTGTATCTATTATTCAACTCCTGGGCTGATTGTTTGTGCCATTCTGTTGGTATCAACTCTCCCTTAAACTCTTGGTAATTGAAGAACTTATCAAATCTTTCCAAGAGTAGTTGTTCAAGATTATTCTGCAACTCCTCAAAGTTACTCTGGGTTGCCTTTAGTAGCAATACAAGTGACAATTGCTCAAATTCGGTTCTAGTTGCACCCTTCACTAATCCTACGTAACTTGTTGTCAGTTGATCTACGCAGTTTTTATGTGTTTCGTCAAACAGTTCGTCAAAGTAATCCCAGAATTGATCCTCATTTAATGAACGATCCATCATGTTATTCTTTACTAGTGCAAAACATGAATTGCACATGGAATCTAACTGCTGCTTCAGAAGTTCTAAATGTCTTGATCTCAAAACCTCAAACTCTGATGAAACTAACAGGTTCAGATGATCTTTCAGAGGCTGATACTCAAACTCAAATTCAAATGACACTGTACTTTTAAATGTAACTTTGAATGAACTCAAATGATGACTCAACTTTTCGGTCTGTTTCTTTTGTAACTCTTCGCACTTCTTACTAAAATTCGGCCACACTGTATATGGTCTTGCATTTGATACTTTAAGTTCTTTTCCACTTGAATTTACAGAAAACTCCTTATCCAGTAGAGATGATGATTCAACTGCTAGTTTCTTTACATAATCGCCCAATGCTGATTCAAAAAAGGGTTGGAACTTCCGGCATactctaaaattttaatgaacACCAATACACTATCTAAACTTACTGTTCTAATAATTCCTTCCCTACTTTCTTTGATACTACTGGATCATATCTAGATGCCTGTGAAAAATATTGATTCTCAACTTTCTTTAATAGGCCCATTAAATATTCACTAAAATCCTTCTCTTTTAGTTCTGGCAACGCGTTCGTTAATGACTCTAGTATCattgtttttatttctGAACATCTATAACTTGAAAGCATCTCCTTCTGCGTGGGTATGTCCAAGTGGTTCTGTTCTATGATTGTCTTCCATACATTTTTCGAGTACACAAAGAATCCATCTGATGGCACTCTTCTTGAATATTCTCTAGGTTTAAGGCTATTCCATGTCTTTTTAACCTCCTTGACGTCCATCTCGAACGATTCCGACTGTGTGACTGCATTTGATAGCCCGAAAACTCTGATTTCAAACAACGATTCAACTCCCAAATTTTCAAATCGAGCAGGCTaaaatctaattttaattttaattttaccTTTGATATCTCGTTCCAAATACTGCTcatataattgtttaacACATAGTCTTTCACCACATctaaattgatttaaaacaaaaaaaCTTACTCAATGGAGATAGACTTGGTGACCAGTCCCGAACACAGAAAAACAAAACCGTTTTATAGTTtctaacaaattttattattttagtttactaatattaataatttatttaacttACTCTTCATTATTTGTATCAACTAGTTCCAAGTTAGCCTCTACTACAGTCTTTAAAAGTCCATAGTTTGAACCTGTAAGGTTTCCCATTGAATTATACCATATATTTACTATTACTACATCTGATAAGGCTAGACAGAACAATGACGATCTATGTTCAAATGTTAGTCTCCCTTCTCCTCTTTCTCTCGAATCTGTTCCTTCTGAATCAAATACTACTGTAGCATTCATGCTAGTATCTTTAGATAATACTAATGATCCCCAAATTCCTTTTGTTGTTTGAGAATGTCCTTTCGATGCGTCCATCGTCTGGAAACTAGCATTGAAAAGGCTATTGAGAAGATGGCCTGAATTTTCATTAGcttgttattttataaattataataatcaaTAGATGTGTAGAATCATTACTTTTCCCGCTACTTTGTGATCCCAAAATTGTGACAACATTGAACTTGAATCCAAAATCTTCGAATCCTGacttttttaaaaaatcgTTAAATCCAGGGCtaaaaacatttattaaaatctggttttaatttaatttctacTTACTTTATCTCGCATTGATAGTTGCTGAACTCTACTGGTGTCACTGATACTGTATCACTGTCTTTATTTGGAAGGTGATTTGAAGATTCCATTATCAAGTCTTATAAATCTGTTAGAAATACATTAATTGAGGGGTTTGAGGTTAAATTTTGGTggatttttaaaaatatcttATAATTTGAGACACCACACTTGACACAATTTTACACAGGTGATTTGACATTATTATTGTACAAgaacatttaatatatactattcATACCCTTCACTAATAgatttgttttaaaattttgtctagtgtgtatatataaattgaaatttaaattacGATTTATGTTACATTAAATGATTTACTCGTAGGTAGTTGCTGAAGCATTGCAACAGTGATGGGTTCATACAGCTGAACTGGTTGTAGTTTATTGTACAAGAATGGATTTGTTGGTTTTTGATACTTTAAATACTCACTTGTAtcatttgaatattttacatttggATGATTACCCATGGTTGGGTAATCTGTAGCTTGACTGTAATTGTTAACTTTAGGATTCATTGGTATGGAATAGGTGCACCCTCCGTACCAATTATGGCTTTGAACTGCTTCCCTCATTAGTTTATCATGTTTCGTTTCAACCCAATTTGGTATCATTGCTTCTCCGTAATTTAAACCTGGTGGAGAATTAACTGTTTCAGTTTTACTCCTTAAATTAGCCCTTCCAGAAACGCCTAAGTTTCTTGTGAAAACACGAGAATTCAAGCTATTGGTTTGGCTTCTTCCAGTTCTAGGCTGGTACGATTTTTGGTCTCCAGACAATACTGgcttaattttaatttcaagCAAATTACTATTCGTACCTTTTACCATACCTTTATTGTTTTTCAGTCTTGTACTATTCTCATTAACTTCATTGtaattcaaattatttgtgTTGTCTCGATTGGTTCTTGCAGTATTTGAGTTGAAGAACTTATTGTTGAGATTTGTGAGTGTAATTAGGTCAGTTTTCATCCGCTCGAATTTCATTTGTTGCTCCTTGGCCTTTTCTCGTCCATGGTTTACTAACACCATCCAGGCATCAGCAGGTAACAAGAATCCGTAAAGACTATTTGCCCATTTGGTAGAATAAGATTTGTTTGCAGTTGAAGGGAAGAGTAGTGTGTTTTTAGGGAGTTTGGATGAATGGTAGAACAGAACTTCTGATGTTTGATTTAGTTTTGGGAGTCTAAGTCTCCTTAGCTGAGAAAGTTTCCGGTTAATGCCTTCCACAACTTCCTCAACTCCATGCCCTCCTCGTCTGGTCGGCCTGTCGTATAAAAGGGTGAGCAGGAGTGTGTAAGTGAAAGCTCCGTGAACCACAACTTCATCATCCCTAACATTGGCGTTAGATTTAGATTGGCGATAAGTTTGTTCCAAGTTTAATGGCTTGAAAAGGCATTCTATTGATACAGTTTTCAAGTTACTTGATGAAATAACCAAATAGTTAACCATCCCGTGTGTAGCGTCAAGGGTAAGTTGAACATCAGATAAACTGCTCAGACTATCAACTTCAACTGTGGGAAGATACTTTACTTTCGTCATTTGGTTCATCATGTTTGGATCTTTATACACTGAATCTGAACATTCAAATGAATTTAGTTTTCCTGTTGGTTCTGAAAATGGCCAGAACCCCTTCATCATACTGCCCTTCACTGGTCCTGACCTGCTTGATCCTCCAACAACTGTTTGTAGGTTTGAAGCGTCAAAGAACACGTTTAATTTACATGTTGATCCAATTGATTGGAAAATACACTTTAGGTCATTACATGTTACTAGTCCGTTGTGTTGGAAATCTGATGGAACCAATGCCTCGTCATATCCCTCTCCTTCATATCCTGACAAATCATCAACCTGTACTGAGTGTCCAGAGAAGAAAAAAACTGAGAAATCGTTTGGACTGCTTGAAAAATTAAGCCATTTCAGTGATCTGAATATATTTCCTCTGGTTGGTAACATATCCACAGGCGTTGGAACAACTACTGAATCCAGACAAATATTGTCGTTTAGTGTCAAGTGTTTGACGTTTCTCTCCACTAAATGCCTTCCAAACATTGAGACTTTCTTTGTTGGGTATATGTTCCGCTCCGTCACACTCTTATTAATTCTGGTTAAATCTAAACCAAAACCGTTTTCtgaaattaaagaattatTGAATTGCGATAAGTTCCTTGTATATGCTGGGCTAGGTCTTGAGTCTAGcaataaaataacatttttagGATCAAAGTTGAACCTTTTTACCAGCACCTGTGCAAACACAAATGCGTCATTGCAGCAGCCTCTCAGCTGTGCGTCTGGGTTCCCTAAATAGTTGCATCCAACCACCACTGCTCTTTTCACTGACGATGATTGAAACCTATCCATTGGAGCATAAACTCTTGTAATATACCCGGTGTTGAACCCTTTTTGTTTATTAGTAGCGTCAGGGACTTCAGCTCCATTAACCTGAAACTCATCAAACCCACTCTTTCCTGATTCATGAACTGGTTTCGAACTTTCAACTTTCCCTTTATTTGAGTTGTATAGTGTATAATCGAGTTCATCTTTTTTTTCCTCTTCATACTCAAGAGTTTGTGCCTTAACTGGTTCTGCACTCAGGTCAACTGGTACTTCAAATTGATTTTTAGATACATAAGTTTCATAATTTCGAGAGTCATCCCCAGATGAAGCTTCAAAATCATCAGAGAATTCAGTTTCTTCAGACCCTTTAACTTCCAGGTTACTTATATTGGCAGACAACTGAGCTTGATTATGGTCCACCTCAAACCTGTTTAAACTAGTATAGGttaaatttgttgaatCTTCAGGATATGAAGTACTGAGAGATTGTAACCCATTTGGTCTAAGCCTTGACTCGAATGcatttgtaaaattagatatCGGTTCTAAATTATCCAATGATGAGGTCTCTATGCTCAATCTCCTTGAACTCGAGTTCAGgtaattttcattttcattttccttttctaaattattagcTGGAGCAAATTCTGTACTTTCATTGTGAGCTGTATTATTTTGAAAGTGTTTTATATTGTTAAAAAGCTTGTACATCTCATAGGTTACCTTATTTAGTCTAACCGTTGAAAGCCTTGATTTGGCTGTATTTAGTCTTAGGTCTTGGTATTCTGACTCATTTCCAGCCCCTTCTTCATAATCATTgtttttattctttaataaTGTTGATTCGGCATTTTCTCTGTGTTTAGGCGTTACGACTGTGAACTGATGTGACACACCACCTCCGGGTTTTACCATCAAACCTTTATCCAAATATTTCAGTGTATTTTTGGTCAAAAGCCTAGCTGTTGACCTTGAAACACTTTcatgaattaatttttccaaGTTTGGAAGACAATCATGACCTGAGTCTAACTTGTTATCATTGGACCCGTATGTACTATCgtgaaattgaaatttattatcaaattttaagCATCTATTCGATAAATCTTGATAATTAACTTTATCATTTGCTGGAAATGAATTAAAGTTTTTTTTGTTAGATTCGACGTTTTCAGATGCACATTGAGCCAAACCAGAGTCAGTGTTCGACACATTACTCATATACAGATCCGTAAGGTTAgacattaatttttgtaatgtcaaataatatttataagaTGAAAAAAGGGTTAAGTAAGTATATTGGCACCATCGAGCTAATGGGCCATAGACAATGTGATATAATATGCATTTTGGTGTGACGGTTtctattttaaatattatggtttatattaaatataaatccAACTACTGCATTTCTTCCTTAATATTCAAGGGTTTGACAATGAAAACTCAaagtatttatattttacatgtAACGACATTGATTTTGAATGATTATTTTAAGAATCACATATACACATcttttgaaatattttattttaaaatagaaaaattataatttgtaaaaataataattttttatttgtttttttctTATAATTACATTCCTCTCTGCACAACATTCTCCTTCCATTTGTTCTCTTATTATATGTTTCATTTAACATAAATAGACTTTAAAGCCTTTTCACAATCTTCGGTTCTTTTTTGgtaatgttttattattttttcaattattcTCTCCATTCCTTTGAGGGTTTCCTCAGTTTtctacaatttattattattaatccAGTACCTTTACTAGTTCTGAACTCTTCTCTATTAGAATATTGCTACTCTTGTTTGTTTCCTCTATTTTCCTGTTAAATGTGTACTTGCTCTCTAGTTTCTCAAGTTCTCCGAGTATTTTCTGTAGTTTTATCACATTTcgtataaatatttaacttaCTCTAGCATTTGTTTCAAGTTCTTTATTCtctttttcaatttcatttgaCATTCTTATTAGTATAGCTTTGTATTTCTCTTCATCTCTTTTTCTCCTTTCAGCTTGTTCCTAAAATCATTCCATTTCAACTATTTTATCTTTCATTACTTGACATAGCTTTTTAATAAGAATTTTAGCTTCTTCACATTCCTGTTTAAACTCTTTTTTGAACTTATTGACCATTTGGATCCATTTATGCTGTCTGTACTTCTTTATGCTTTCCTGTGTAtttaatgtataaattCATCTAACCATCAAAGGTTCATTGTATTTTTCAGTATACATTGAACTGGTATCGAACCTGTTGATGTATTCATCTCCAGaaatctaaatttatttaactCGCAGTTGATACTCTTACTTCACTTGACATTGCTAAACTTGATTTATCACTACTGCGTAAAGTTGAAGGAGTACTCTCACCTAAATTAGATTTTTCTTTGgtttatattatatgatataatctagaatattaattttagttaatacATACAACACTCTTGTGATTCATAGAACGACTTTTCAGTATCATTTGAGCCTATAACTGTAGGAAATATCTTACTGTCCCTAAAATAAATCTTTAATGCCATTTATTTACTTTGAAATTTCTATTGTCTTTGGGATTTCACATTTCATTGCACTTTCctaaatatacattaataCTTATATACTAACTGTATATACAAATATCAATATACTTGTATAATTAAGATAATATATATCCACAGATAGTTTAACAAACCAATGAAATCTTATTGAATGGTTCAATCCAGCTACCTCTGATATCTATATTTTCTACAAATGATTCCTGTGTAAACAAATCCTTGTCAACAAGGTTGTCATGGTCATCCACTATGTCAGGATCTTGGGttacttttattttgttataCTGATCCTTGGCCATGTTCAGTAATTCAACAATTTCACGATCATCTGAATTACTGCTAAACAATATTTCTTCAGTTTCATCACGTATTTCTATAATCTCCTCAGTCTTCATTTCTGTTCCACATCCTTTAGGCTCTAGTTCATTATTTTCCCCCAACACATTGATGATTTTCCTAGAGCttatttataaacaaaACCTAACTTGGCCATTGTTCTCATTTCTCTTGATATCTCAGAcattatt
Coding sequences:
- a CDS encoding dimethyladenosine transferase, putative (Tap349h10.p1c.cand.193 - score = 32.78;~SMART rADC (SM00650) at aa 84-252, E()=4.31e-65) is translated as MLFLSNLILKSNSTFQIMATRRTKTKLKVEPYRTCPLGPRNLKVHPASAGPVSRQNVETKSYSTASGMIFVKKYGQHMLKNPGVLDKIIKAAEIRPTDTVLEIGPGTGNWTVRLVTLAKKVVAIDVDSRMISEVKNRCFQLGYTNLEVIEADALRTTFPRFDICMANLPFQISSPFIFKLLSHRPLFRSAILVFQKEFAERLLASTNDDKYGRLAINTRLFCTVTRICKISAGSFNPPPKVDSMVVKIVPRQQPLVVDFGEWDGMIRICFSRKRRTLRSLFKKQSVLSILESNYKSWCTINNKVPVYKPFKEFVIEILESSGLAERRSITVSIAEFLKLLLAFNEVGIHFCNIANPSTKDSMPNFLFEDDVEMDIDE
- a CDS encoding uncharacterized protein (Tap349h10.p1c.C.cand.38 - score = 133.54;~SMART pfam:zf-HIT (PF04438) at aa 865-902, E()=3.70e-05); the protein is MESSNHLPNKDSDTVSVTPVEFSNYQCEINPGFNDFLKKSGFEDFGFKFNVVTILGSQSSGKSHLLNSLFNASFQTMDASKGHSQTTKGIWGSLVLSKDTSMNATVVFDSEGTDSRERGEGRLTFEHRSSLFCLALSDVVIVNIWYNSMGNLTGSNYGLLKTVVEANLELVDTNNEENYKTVLFFCVRDWSPSLSPLNVVKDYVLNNYMSSIWNEISKPARFENLGVESLFEIRVFGLSNAVTQSESFEMDVKEVKKTWNSLKPREYSRRVPSDGFFVYSKNVWKTIIEQNHLDIPTQKEMLSSYRCSEIKTMILESLTNALPELKEKDFSEYLMGLLKKVENQYFSQASRYDPVVSKKVGKELLEQVCRKFQPFFESALGDYVKKLAVESSSLLDKEFSVNSSGKELKVSNARPYTVWPNFSKKCEELQKKQTEKLSHHLSSFKVTFKSTVSFEFEFEYQPLKDHLNLLVSSEFEVLRSRHLELLKQQLDSMCNSCFALVKNNMMDRSLNEDQFWDYFDELFDETHKNCVDQLTTSYVGLVKGATRTEFEQLSLVLLLKATQSNFEELQNNLEQLLLERFDKFFNYQEFKGELIPTEWHKQSAQELNNRYKESKEDALTLLQVLKTTKTKKLPSFDANYVKKNQYFYSTLEGPVSDKYSSPLTEQFTIELTNSCSKKFMEMYKNAQVVQNAGTSVSSWRNIPPVFWLVLLVLGWNELRAAFRVLLKFYILIPLLIVSYFTFSYSANKLLGPKANEYVKPVRDKALSLLTALFAWFVRTLHMIASKSSSFKQQTKNLKMAKKGNKNRDSDDEYVGKTVTKSSHSIYKHREPMDINLIVDHDEVEAEKNNLPCWRAAYASGPARPQRHLCVICGFFANYKCRNCATRRIEAINSYYCSLRCLEVHNETNCGKAVHLAQW
- a CDS encoding uncharacterized protein (Tap349h10.p1c.C.cand.38 - score = 133.54) yields the protein MSNLTDLYMSNVSNTDSGLAQCASENVESNKKNFNSFPANDKVNYQDLSNRCLKFDNKFQFHDSTYGSNDNKLDSGHDCLPNLEKLIHESVSRSTARLLTKNTLKYLDKGLMVKPGGGVSHQFTVVTPKHRENAESTLLKNKNNDYEEGAGNESEYQDLRLNTAKSRLSTVRLNKVTYEMYKLFNNIKHFQNNTAHNESTEFAPANNLEKENENENYLNSSSRRLSIETSSLDNLEPISNFTNAFESRLRPNGLQSLSTSYPEDSTNLTYTSLNRFEVDHNQAQLSANISNLEVKGSEETEFSDDFEASSGDDSRNYETYVSKNQFEVPVDLSAEPVKAQTLEYEEEKKDELDYTLYNSNKGKVESSKPVHESGKSGFDEFQVNGAEVPDATNKQKGFNTGYITRVYAPMDRFQSSSVKRAVVVGCNYLGNPDAQLRGCCNDAFVFAQVLVKRFNFDPKNVILLLDSRPSPAYTRNLSQFNNSLISENGFGLDLTRINKSVTERNIYPTKKVSMFGRHLVERNVKHLTLNDNICLDSVVVPTPVDMLPTRGNIFRSLKWLNFSSSPNDFSVFFFSGHSVQVDDLSGYEGEGYDEALVPSDFQHNGLVTCNDLKCIFQSIGSTCKLNVFFDASNLQTVVGGSSRSGPVKGSMMKGFWPFSEPTGKLNSFECSDSVYKDPNMMNQMTKVKYLPTVEVDSLSSLSDVQLTLDATHGMVNYLVISSSNLKTVSIECLFKPLNLEQTYRQSKSNANVRDDEVVVHGAFTYTLLLTLLYDRPTRRGGHGVEEVVEGINRKLSQLRRLRLPKLNQTSEVLFYHSSKLPKNTLLFPSTANKSYSTKWANSLYGFLLPADAWMVLVNHGREKAKEQQMKFERMKTDLITLTNLNNKFFNSNTARTNRDNTNNLNYNEVNENSTRLKNNKGMVKGTNSNLLEIKIKPVLSGDQKSYQPRTGRSQTNSLNSRVFTRNLGVSGRANLRSKTETVNSPPGLNYGEAMIPNWVETKHDKLMREAVQSHNWYGGCTYSIPMNPKVNNYSQATDYPTMGNHPNVKYSNDTSEYLKYQKPTNPFLYNKLQPVQLYEPITVAMLQQLPTSKSFNVT